A genomic segment from Neobacillus sp. YX16 encodes:
- the nosD gene encoding nitrous oxide reductase family maturation protein NosD, whose protein sequence is MKKLLLFLFVFSITVCINPEKNNAAENLQAMIDSLEEGAVLKLEDKTYEGNIVINKELTLIGKANTVIKGDGTGNVISIKAPNVTLRKLTVTNSGMDRNSPEEYAGIKIHTNGNVVEHIKITDSFHGIYLSQAHDNKISYVEIKGMGKGEIAAQGNGIHVYYANHNLLSNNTIEGTRDGMFFEYGNNNESYENNISGTRYGLHYMYSDENIFKNNTFTMNTGGAAVMNSNRLLLEDNHFIVNYGNQSFGLLLLQANDNQIKNNTFYMNQRGIYIDQATRNTIEGNKISQNQIGIELWASSNEQVFTENLITENTIPAVTIGGTGETNFWSHEGKGNDWGNSFPLTDLNQNGIGDFPITYRSSLYQLIEDQELSYLFLKSPALAIYEKMNSVLMDEKIMFNDPHPLAAAKSKNHFLLIAVIGLAAVLILIKACYRKYYC, encoded by the coding sequence ATGAAAAAATTACTGCTCTTTCTATTCGTTTTCTCTATCACAGTTTGCATCAACCCTGAGAAAAATAATGCTGCCGAAAACTTGCAAGCCATGATCGACAGCTTGGAAGAAGGAGCAGTTCTGAAGCTTGAGGATAAAACTTATGAAGGCAATATTGTTATCAACAAAGAGTTGACCCTTATTGGAAAGGCAAATACCGTTATTAAGGGTGACGGAACTGGAAATGTTATCTCCATAAAAGCTCCCAATGTGACCCTTAGGAAGCTGACTGTTACCAATAGCGGCATGGACCGCAACTCACCAGAGGAATATGCAGGAATTAAGATTCATACCAACGGAAATGTCGTGGAACATATCAAGATCACCGATTCCTTTCACGGAATCTATTTAAGCCAGGCACACGACAATAAAATCTCCTATGTTGAGATTAAAGGAATGGGCAAAGGGGAAATTGCCGCACAAGGTAATGGAATCCATGTCTATTACGCCAACCATAACCTCTTATCAAATAACACCATTGAAGGCACTCGTGATGGAATGTTCTTCGAATATGGTAACAACAATGAAAGCTATGAAAATAATATAAGCGGTACGCGGTACGGTCTGCATTACATGTATTCAGATGAGAACATTTTTAAGAATAATACCTTTACGATGAATACGGGCGGCGCTGCGGTCATGAATTCCAACCGTCTGCTCCTAGAGGATAACCATTTTATCGTAAACTATGGAAACCAATCGTTCGGATTATTACTTCTTCAAGCGAATGATAATCAGATAAAAAACAATACTTTTTATATGAACCAAAGAGGTATCTACATCGATCAAGCGACAAGAAATACTATTGAAGGAAATAAAATCTCTCAAAACCAAATTGGAATTGAGCTTTGGGCTAGTTCTAACGAACAAGTTTTTACAGAAAATCTAATTACCGAAAACACTATTCCTGCCGTGACAATAGGCGGAACAGGAGAAACCAATTTCTGGAGTCATGAAGGCAAAGGAAATGACTGGGGAAACTCCTTCCCGCTCACTGATTTAAACCAGAACGGCATTGGGGACTTTCCTATAACCTATCGATCATCGTTATATCAATTAATTGAAGACCAAGAATTATCTTATTTATTTTTAAAAAGTCCAGCACTCGCTATCTATGAAAAAATGAATTCCGTGCTAATGGATGAAAAAATTATGTTTAATGACCCGCACCCGCTGGCCGCTGCAAAAAGTAAGAACCATTTCCTGCTAATTGCTGTGATAGGGCTCGCCGCAGTGCTGATTTTAATAAAGGCATGTTATCGTAAATATTATTGTTAA